A section of the Schistosoma haematobium chromosome ZW, whole genome shotgun sequence genome encodes:
- a CDS encoding hypothetical protein (EggNog:ENOG41KOG0166~COG:U), whose product MERSRLYKNKDKDSEELRRRRTDQSVELRKAKKDEQLQKRRNILLTELDETSPLKEKQIDTPEHVNYDAVIRDMQSSDRVARFKAVQLCRKTLSRAKNPPIDEFYKRGAVDILGSSLSSTHDDLVFEAAWALTNIASGDSSHTAAVVSSGTVPKLVRLLSHSAINIAEQSVWALSNIAGDGSKFRDIVIESGVVEPVLKLLDRVWKQPTVVSNIAWMLSNLCRNRDPPPPRAVIKKLLPYLNRLLQYEGNKNVVVDTAWALSYASDAVNEFIDDIIESGCVPLLLRLLASSSANLISPSLRAIGNLVIGTDEQTQAILDAGLLTYIPALLNNEKSTVVKEACWVVSNITAGSVDQIDMVISHNIMPCILEIFYKGEFRTQKEACWVISNFISGGTPAQCAYLLNQNVLRALCNILTVSESKVVLMVLEGIKNS is encoded by the exons ATGGAACGATCTAGGCTATATAAAAACAAAGACAAGGACTCTGAG GAACTTCGGAGGCGTCGTACTGATCAGTCTGTTGAACTTCGCAAAGCTAAGAAGGATGAACAGCTTCAGAAGCGAAGAAACATACTGTTGACTGAACTAGATGAAACCTCACCCTTAAAAGAAAAGCAAATTGATACTCCTGAACACGTTAACTACGATGCAGTTATCCGTGATATGCAATCAAGTGATCGAGTCGCTCGATTCAAAGCAGTTCAGCTCTGTAGAAAAACCCTATCACGCGCAAAGAACCCTCCAATAGACGAGTTTTATAAAAGGGGTGCTGTCGACATCCTTGGTTCATCCCTCAGTTCCACTCA CGATGATCTTGTTTTCGAGGCTGCATGGGCACTCACAAACATTGCCTCCGGTGATAGCTCTCATACAGCAGCCGTAGTCTCCTCTGGTACTGTCCCAAAACTAGTACGGCTGTTAAGTCATTCTGCTATCAATATAGCTGAGCAAAGTGTATGGGCTCTAAGTAATATTGCCGGAGATGGATCCAAATTCCGAGATATAGTTATCGAGAGCGGAGTTGTTGAACCAGTGTTAAA ACTTCTAGATCGAGTTTGGAAGCAGCCCACCGTGGTATCAAATATTGCCTGGATGTTGTCTAATCTCTGTCGAAACCGAGATCCTCCTCCGCCACGTGCCGTCATTAAAAAGCTTCTGCCTTATCTCAATCGACTTCTTCAGTATGAGGGTAATAAGAATGTGGTTGTGGATACTGCATGGGCTCTTTCATACGCAAGTGATGCCGTAAATGAATTTATCGATGATATAATAGAAAGTGGATGTGTCCCGTTACTTCTGCGACTGTTGGCATCATCATCG GCGAATCTCATTTCTCCCTCTCTCAGAGCCATTGGTAATCTTGTTATCGGTACTGATGAACAAACACAAGCTATTCTGGATGCTGGTTTACTAACTTACATCCCTGCATTGCTAAACAATGAAAAGTCTACTGTCGTCAAAGAAGCCTGTTGGGTAGTGAGTAACATTACCGCCGGAAGTGTAGATCAAATTGACATGGTTATAAGTCACAACATCATGCCATGCATTTTGGAGATCTTTTACAAG GGTGAATTCAGAACTCAAAAAGAAGCGTGCTGGGTTATCAGTAATTTTATTAGCGGTGGAACCCCGGCACAATGTGCATATTTGTTGAACCAAAATGTGTTGAGAGCACTTTGCAATATACTTACAGTCTCAGAGTCGAAGGTTGTACTTATGGTTTTAGAGGGAATAAAAAACTCCTAG